The genomic stretch GCCGACGTCTGCGAGGAGCGCGTGGATGCGGCGGGCGTTCTCGATGATGCGGCGCGCTTCGTGGTTGACAGCCTGCTTGCCATCGCAGAGCGCCTCGGCGGGGTTGTTGTGGATATCGAACTCGATGCCGTGGGCGCCGGCGGCGACGAAGCCATAGGTGACACGCTCGACGAGGCGGCGGTCGCCGGAGCTGTGGGAGGGGTCGGCGATGAGCGGCAGGTGGGACTTCATCCGCACGAGCGGGATCATGCCGATGTCGGCGGCGAAGCGGGTCTCCGTTTCGAAGCTCTTGATGCCGCGGTAGCAGAGGATGACGTTGCGGTTGCCCTCGGAGACGCTGCGGCGCTCGCGGTCGATGCCGGACATGATGTAGGCGGCGGCGCAGAGCCACTCGTTCATGTCGTTGCCGAAGCCGTGCTTGAGGATGACCGGCCTATCGATCTTCGAGAGCTCTTCGAGGAGGGGCGAGTACTGGGCGCTGCGGGCGCCGATCTGGATGACGTCGATGCCATACTCGAGGAAGAGATCGAGGTGGCGGAGGTCGATGAGCTCGGAGACAGTGGGCAGGCCGGTTTCAGCCTTCATCGCGGCGGCGATTTCGAGGCCTTTCTTTATATCCATGCCGCGGTAGTCGTAGGGGCTGGTGCGGGACTTATCGACGAAGGCACGGAGGACATCGACGCCGGCCTCTTTGGCGATGCGAGCCGATTCGAGGGCCTGCTGCTCGGATTCAATGGCGCAGGGGCCGCCGAAGAAGGTGAGGTTCCTGCCGCCGACGGGGACTTTGCCGGCGACCCAGACGATGGTGTCTTCGGGGTGAAAGGTGCGGGAGGCGTCTTTGTATTTTTCGGTGATGCGGATGACGCGGTCGACGCCGGGGAGTTCGAGGATGCGGCCCTCGTCGACGATGGAGGCGACGCCCTTGACGCCGATAACGGTGGTGTTGGAGACGATGGTCTCGCAGCGAAGGCCGTAATCCTGGGTGATGCGGTTGATAACGCGCTCGACCTGGTCGATGGTCGCGCCTTCGGCCATATGAATAATCATAGAGCGGTCCCGGGGGATGTTATGTTGGCGCGATTATCTCCCGGGTCCGCTCTACGCGCGAAGCGGCGATGCATTCAGAAGAGGACGCTGGAGAGCCGACGCTGGTATTCGCGGGTGATGGGCGATTCGAGGCCGAGGATATCGAAGATGGCGAGCATCGCCTTGCGGGCGGCACCATCGGCGAAGGTGCGGTCGAGCCGGACGGATTCGAGGAGCTGGTCGAGAGCCTCTTCGTAGCGCTCCTGGGCGGCGAGCATGACGCCCCAGCGGTAGCGAGCGCGGGGGTCGCGGGGGTTGCGCTGCACCTCTCCCGCGAGGTCCTCACCGGCGTGCTTCTGGCGGAACTCGTCGAGGAAGATGCGGTGCTTGAGGGCCTTTGCACGCCGGTCGGCGGGGGCCCGCTCGAGGAGACGCTCGGCTTCGTCGCGGGCGCCGCGTGCGAGGAGGATCGTCGCCAGGCCGACGATGGCGTTGGCGTCATTCGGGGACTTTTCGAGGATTGCGCGGTATTCGCGCTCGGCGCCGGCGACGTCGCCCTTGCGGAGGAGCTCTTCGGCCGAGGACGCGCCGGTCCCGGCGGCGCCGATCACCTTCTGGAAGAAGGCACGGACCTGGGGCTCGGGGTAGGCGCCGGTGAACTCGGCGATGACCCTGCCATCCTTGAAGGCTTTGACCGCGGGGATGCCCTGGATGCGGAACTGCATCGCGGTGCGGGGGTTCTGGTCGGTGTTCAGCTTGGCCAGGAGAACCTTGCCCTCGTTCTCGGCGGCGACCTTTTCGATGATGGGGCCGAGCATGCGGCAGGGACCGCACCATGGCGCCCAGAAATCGACGACGACGGGGATAGTCTTCGACCGCTCGAGGACCTCCGTCGCGAAGTTGGCGTCGGTGACATCGATGACCGTTGCGGCGGGCATTGGATACTCCACGGGGGTATGTTGTTTCGATCGTAGCGAATGGACGACCGGATTGGAATGGTCGTTCGGCGGTGGCGAAGGGAGCCCGCGTGGGTGCGTCCAGCAGGCCTGTAAGCCGGATTCTGTACCCCGCGGAGGCGGGGCGGCAGCCATCTCTCTGGGCGCGCCGTCGCCGGCGCGCTCTAGCGGCCAACCCGGGAGTTGTGGCGGGCCGGGCACCCTCCTCCCCTATTCGGCCTTGCTCCGGGTGGGGTTTGCACGGCCGCCCCGTTACCGGGACGCCGGTGCGCTCTTACCGCACCATTTCACCCTTACCGCCGGCCGCCGGGGGCGACCGGAGGCGGTATGTTTCTGTTGCACTTTCCGTCGGCTCGCGCCGCCCAGGCGTTACCTGGCACCCTGCCCGGTGGAGTCCGGACTTTCCTCTCCCCGCACGGGGCGGGGAGCGGCTGCCCGGCCTGCTGGACAGTTCTATTGTCCCGCGTTCATTGGTGGGCTGTCGACGGGCCGGTATGATGCGGCCGCGCATGACGGGCGGCGGACCAGCCGCAGCAGGAGGGACTCGATGGGCATCGAAGCGATGCAGGTCGGCGCGACGGCCCGGGGCTCGGTGCGGTGTGCGCCGGAGCATTTCGCCAGCCGGATCGTAGCGGGCACGCCGGACGTATTTTCGACGCCGTCGCTGGGCGCGCTGGTTGAGAAGACCGCGGCCGAGTGGATGGCGGGCTTCCTCGAGCCGGGGCAGATGACGGTGGGGACGCAGATTGTCATCAACCACACGGGCGCGACGCCGGAGGGCATGGAGGTGACAGCCGAGGTGCGGCTGGTCGCCGTCGACGGGAGGCGGTTCGATTTCGAGTGGACGGCCCACGACGGCGCGGAGCAGGTCGGGCACGGGACGCACCAGCGGTTCGTGGTCGACCGGGCGCGATTCGAGGGGCGGCTGGCGGCGAAGCGGGCCGGGGCGCAGTGATGGACCGCGACCGGGCGGCCTGGTACGCAGCCCGGGCGGGTCTCGACCTCGACCCGGAGACCGAGGTCACGATCACGGGCGAAGACCCGGTGCTGCCGACGCCGTTCCACCTCGGGGAGGGGGCCGCGGTGGCTCTTGCGCTCGTGGGGCAGGAAGCAGGCCGGATTTGGCGGCTGCGCGGCGGGCGCCGGCAGGCGATGGCCATCGATGTGCGGCACGCGGCGGCTTCGCTCCGGAGCTACCTCCTGCTTGAGGTGAACGGGCAGGCGGGCCCGCCTGCGCCGCGGTCCGGTTCGAACGTGACGGCGATCTGGCCGTGCGGCGACGGCCGGTTCATTCACCTGCACGGGAGTTTTACCCACGGCCCGGGCATCCTGGCGGAGCTCGGACTGGGCGAGGGCGCGAGTGCGGAGGAGATTGCGGCCGCGACCCGGCGGCGGGGCGCTTTCGAGCTGGAGGATGCCCTGGCGGGGCAGGGCCTCTGCGCTGCGGTTTGCCGGACCAACGCGGAGTGGCTCGCGCACCCGCAGGGGCAGGCGCTCGCCGCGAAGCCCGTCGTGGAGCTGGTCCGCATCGGCGACGCACCGCCTGAGCCGTTCGGTGAGGGCGACCGGCCGCTCCGGGGCGTGCGGGTGCTCGACCTGACCCGGGTGCTGGCCGGGCCGACAGTGGCGCGGACGCTGGCCGAGCACGGGGCGGAGGTGCTGCACATCGCGGGGCCGCGCCTTCCAACGGTCGAGCGGTTTGAGATGGACACGGGCCACGGAAAGCGGCAGGCGTACCTTGACCTGGACGACCCGGCCGGGCGCGCAACCCTGGAGGAGCTGGTGCGCGGGGCCGACGTGTTTTCCCAGGGGTTCCAGTGGGGGTCGCTGGAACGGCGGGGGTTCGGCCCGGCGCAGGTCGCGGCGCTGCGCCCGGGGATCATCTATGTGACCGAGAACGCCTTCGGCTACGGCGGGCCGTGGGACGGGCGGCCGGGCTGGGAGCAGCTGGCGCAGGCGGCCACGGGCGTGTGCGTGCGGCAGGGCGGCGACGGGCCGCCGGTGCTGGCCCCGGCGGCGATGAACGATTACACCACGGGCTATTTCGGGGCGCTCGGGGCGATGATGGCGCTCCGGCGACGGGCCGACGAAGGCGGCTCATGGCTGGTGCGGGTTTCGCTGGCGCGGACGAGTATGTGGTACTACGACCTGGGGCATGACCTCGACCCGGCAGCGGCGAGCGGAACGGGCGATATGGGCGGCTGGATGCTCGAGCGAGAAACCGGGTACGGGCTAATGCGGTTCCTGCGGCCGGCGCTGCGGATGTCGGAGACGGACCCGCACTGGGAGCTGCCGAGTGCGCCCCTCGGGAGCGGAAGGCCGGCCTGGGCAGGCTAGGAGACGGCCCGGCGGGCTGCTTGCATCGGCGGCAGACGCGGCAGGCCGGACGATGAAGCGCGCGGGGTCGAACGCCGGGAGCGGCCCGGCCTCCTCCGGGGCGGGGCACGCCAGTGCGTGGGCGAGGAGGGCGAGGGCGATTTCGCGGGGGTCGGGGCGGTAGGCGCCGCGACGGACCAGCTCGCGCAGTTCGAGAACGCGCCGGGTGCGTTCGTCGAAGGGAATCACTGACGGGAAATCAGATGTGGCCGGGTCGAGCACTGCGGCACCTCGCGCGGGAGTTACACCACGGTTGACGGCACGTTTCGGTTGCGGGTGTACGGGGTGAGGCAACGTTCTTTCGGAATTTTCACACTTCCGGTGTCGGGAGAACCCTGAGACCGGGGGGAGAGCATCGTTCAGCGCAGGTCGCGGCGGCGGAACACGGCCACGCCTGCAGCAACGGGAACCGCGGCGAGGACCAGGGCAGGCAGGGCTGCCTCCCAGCGGGGACCGAAGGCGAGGAGGTTCTCTTTGAGGTACCAGTACCAGGGGTTCAGATTGCTGACCCATTCGGGGGCGCCGGCGGCCGAGAGCAGGCCCTGGGCGAGGAAGCCGCCGGCAGCGAGGACGGTGCCAGCAGCCAATCCCGGACCCCTGCGGCCAGATACGGCGCCACCCATGAACGCCACGGCGCCATGCAGGAGGGCCAGCGTATATGCCCCGGCGAAAGCGGCGGCGAGGCCGCCGGCATCGATGCCCTCGAGTGCGGAGAAGGGCGGAGCCAGGGCGATGAGCGTGAGCGCGGCGACGGCAGTGAGCGCGGCGAGGGCGGCAGCGAAGGCGAGCGCCCGTTCGAGGGCGACCCGTTCGCGGGAGACGGGGTTGGCGAGCAGCAGTTCGAGCGTCCCGTCCTCTTCGCTGCCACCGATGAGCCCGGCGCCGCCGACGATGGCGTAGACGACGAGGAGCACGGTGAGCAGCGAGGAAAAGAGCCGCGCCCAGAGGTAGCCGGCGGCCGAGCCGAGCGAGATGCCCTGCTCCATCCCGAACATTGCGCGGAGGGCTTCGGGCATTTGCTGGACCAGTTCATCGAAGTCCTGCTGCCCGCGGATGGTGGGGAAAAAGGCGAGCGTGAGCAGGTTGAGCGCAAGGAAGCCGAGCGCCCACCAGAGGAGCGCACGGCGGCGGTCGCGGAGGGTGCGCCGGAAGATCGTCATGCGCCACCGCCCTGGTAGTACTCGAGGAAGAGGTCTTCGAGGTCCTGGCCGGGGGTATGGATGCGCTCGACGGTGAGGCCCGCGGCGGCCTTGATCACGGCGTCGACCGCGCCTTCGACCACGAGGTGCACGCCGCTGTCGTGGTAGCTGACGGTGCGGACGCCGGGGAGCTGCTCGAAGAGACCGCGCGGGGGAGGGCCGGCGGTGTAGATATCGATCCGCTGGCGGGCCTTCCGCCGGAGTTCATCGATGGCAGCGACGGTGACGAGACGCCCGCGCCGGAGGATGCCGACGCGGGACGCCAGGGCCTCGACCTCGGGGAGGACGTGGGACGAGAGGAAAACCGTGGCGCCGCGGGCGACTTCTTCGCGCACGAGGCGCTGGAACTCCTGCTGGAGGAGCGGGTCGAGGCCGGAGGTTGGCTCGTCGAGGATGTAGAGGTCGGGGCGGTGCATGAAGGCCTGGACGATGCCAACCTTGCGCCGGTTGCCGGTGCTGAGGTCGCCGATTGGGCGCGATGGATCGAGCGCGAACCGTTCGA from Tepidiforma thermophila encodes the following:
- a CDS encoding thioesterase family protein, translating into MGIEAMQVGATARGSVRCAPEHFASRIVAGTPDVFSTPSLGALVEKTAAEWMAGFLEPGQMTVGTQIVINHTGATPEGMEVTAEVRLVAVDGRRFDFEWTAHDGAEQVGHGTHQRFVVDRARFEGRLAAKRAGAQ
- the trxA gene encoding thioredoxin, whose translation is MPAATVIDVTDANFATEVLERSKTIPVVVDFWAPWCGPCRMLGPIIEKVAAENEGKVLLAKLNTDQNPRTAMQFRIQGIPAVKAFKDGRVIAEFTGAYPEPQVRAFFQKVIGAAGTGASSAEELLRKGDVAGAEREYRAILEKSPNDANAIVGLATILLARGARDEAERLLERAPADRRAKALKHRIFLDEFRQKHAGEDLAGEVQRNPRDPRARYRWGVMLAAQERYEEALDQLLESVRLDRTFADGAARKAMLAIFDILGLESPITREYQRRLSSVLF
- a CDS encoding CoA transferase encodes the protein MDRDRAAWYAARAGLDLDPETEVTITGEDPVLPTPFHLGEGAAVALALVGQEAGRIWRLRGGRRQAMAIDVRHAAASLRSYLLLEVNGQAGPPAPRSGSNVTAIWPCGDGRFIHLHGSFTHGPGILAELGLGEGASAEEIAAATRRRGAFELEDALAGQGLCAAVCRTNAEWLAHPQGQALAAKPVVELVRIGDAPPEPFGEGDRPLRGVRVLDLTRVLAGPTVARTLAEHGAEVLHIAGPRLPTVERFEMDTGHGKRQAYLDLDDPAGRATLEELVRGADVFSQGFQWGSLERRGFGPAQVAALRPGIIYVTENAFGYGGPWDGRPGWEQLAQAATGVCVRQGGDGPPVLAPAAMNDYTTGYFGALGAMMALRRRADEGGSWLVRVSLARTSMWYYDLGHDLDPAAASGTGDMGGWMLERETGYGLMRFLRPALRMSETDPHWELPSAPLGSGRPAWAG
- a CDS encoding ABC transporter permease subunit, whose product is MTIFRRTLRDRRRALLWWALGFLALNLLTLAFFPTIRGQQDFDELVQQMPEALRAMFGMEQGISLGSAAGYLWARLFSSLLTVLLVVYAIVGGAGLIGGSEEDGTLELLLANPVSRERVALERALAFAAALAALTAVAALTLIALAPPFSALEGIDAGGLAAAFAGAYTLALLHGAVAFMGGAVSGRRGPGLAAGTVLAAGGFLAQGLLSAAGAPEWVSNLNPWYWYLKENLLAFGPRWEAALPALVLAAVPVAAGVAVFRRRDLR
- a CDS encoding 3-deoxy-7-phosphoheptulonate synthase (catalyzes the formation of 3-deoxy-D-arabino-hept-2-ulosonate 7-phosphate from phosphoenolpyruvate and D-erythrose 4-phosphate), with product MAEGATIDQVERVINRITQDYGLRCETIVSNTTVIGVKGVASIVDEGRILELPGVDRVIRITEKYKDASRTFHPEDTIVWVAGKVPVGGRNLTFFGGPCAIESEQQALESARIAKEAGVDVLRAFVDKSRTSPYDYRGMDIKKGLEIAAAMKAETGLPTVSELIDLRHLDLFLEYGIDVIQIGARSAQYSPLLEELSKIDRPVILKHGFGNDMNEWLCAAAYIMSGIDRERRSVSEGNRNVILCYRGIKSFETETRFAADIGMIPLVRMKSHLPLIADPSHSSGDRRLVERVTYGFVAAGAHGIEFDIHNNPAEALCDGKQAVNHEARRIIENARRIHALLADVGIESGSTVSVAAK
- a CDS encoding ABC transporter ATP-binding protein, which produces MPDPAIETRGLTKRFGSITAVDRLDLAVHRGEVFGFLGPNGAGKTTTIRLLLGFINPTAGSSLVFGRPGADPAARRRIGYLPADLAFDPRYTTSDLIDFFGSLRGGYDHPFTAALLERFALDPSRPIGDLSTGNRRKVGIVQAFMHRPDLYILDEPTSGLDPLLQQEFQRLVREEVARGATVFLSSHVLPEVEALASRVGILRRGRLVTVAAIDELRRKARQRIDIYTAGPPPRGLFEQLPGVRTVSYHDSGVHLVVEGAVDAVIKAAAGLTVERIHTPGQDLEDLFLEYYQGGGA